From a region of the Mytilus galloprovincialis chromosome 3, xbMytGall1.hap1.1, whole genome shotgun sequence genome:
- the LOC143067462 gene encoding COP9 signalosome complex subunit 6-like: MTMASQMEIDTPSTSMTSVMASTTASGSVSVSFHPLVIMNISEHWTRVRAQEGKPTQVLGAVIGKQKGRIIEVMNSFELLFDRIEDEIVINMEYYNTKEEQFKQVFSDMDFLGWYTTGEQPTQSDIRVHKQIVQINESPLFVKMNPLARKTDVMPISIYESVIDLVNNEATMLFVELSYTIATEEAERIGVDHVARLSSSETSDSSTVAEQLVAQHSSIKMLHSRVKIILEYIKAVESGEIPKNHDILREAYSLCYRLPVLNTPQFKEDFYNQCNDVCLMAYLGTLTKGCNTMNQFVTKFNMMHNRQGTGHRMRGVIF, translated from the exons atgaCCATGGCTTCCCAAATGGAGATCGATACACCTTCTACTAGCATGACTAGTGTGATGGCTAGCACAACTGCATCAGGAAGTGTTTCAGTGTCGTTTCACCCACTTGTCATAATGAATATTTCTGAACATTGGACAAGAGTACGAGCCCAAGAAGGAAAACCAACCCAGG tTCTTGGAGCAGTTATTGGTAAACAGAAAGGAAGAATTATAGAAGTGATGAACTCATTTGAGTTGCTATTTGATAGAATAGAAGATGAGATAGTTATAAATATGGAATATTACAACACTAAGGAAGAGCAAT ttaaaCAAGTATTTAGTGACATGGATTTTCTTGGTTGGTATACAACAGGAGAGCAACCTACCCAGTCTGATATACGTGTACATAAACAG ATTGTCCAAATAAACGAAAGCCCATTGTTTGTAAAGATGAATCCATTGGCGAGAAAAACAGAT GTGATGCCAATTTCTATATATGAATCTGTCATAGACTTGGTGAACAATGAg GCAACCATGTTATTTGTTGAATTAAGCTATACAATAGCAACAGAAGAGGCAGAGAGAATAGGAGTTGATCATGTAGCAAGATTGTCATCCTCAGAAACATCTGATAGTTCAACAG TTGCTGAACAGTTGGTTGCACAGCATAGTTCCATTAAGATGTTACACAGTCGAGTGAAGATTATTCTGGAATACATCAAAGCTGTAGAGTCAG GTGAAATTCCAAAAAATCATGACATTTTGAGAGAAGCATACAGTTTATGTTATAGATTACCAGTGTTAAATACTCCACAGTTTAAGGAAGACTTTTATAAT CAATGTAATGATGTTTGTTTGATGGCTTACTTAGGAACACTTACAAAAGGATGTAACACAATGAATCAG TTTGTGACCAAATTCAACATGATGCACAACAGACAAGGAACAGGACATCGGATGAGAGGAGTGATCTTTTAG